In a single window of the Ciconia boyciana chromosome 7, ASM3463844v1, whole genome shotgun sequence genome:
- the SFT2D3 gene encoding vesicle transport protein SFT2C, giving the protein MADLGRQLQEYLAQSKAAATSGSSAAPAQPPAGCSQEEAGSGGGLGAWLGPLNPFPPGRSAPPAAAAPGSGPGSGWPWAAEADPCLPGLSRWQRLAGSGLCLLLAALCFGLAALYAPLLLLRARKFALLWSLGSLCALGAAALLRGPARLLREPSRGSLLYLGALGGTLYAALGLRSTLLTALGAAVQLGAAAAALLAALPGGAAGLRRLGGLLSAALRRRGKALPV; this is encoded by the coding sequence ATGGCGGACCTGGGCCGGCAGTTGCAGGAGTACCTCGCGCAGTCGAAGGCCGCTGCCACCAGCGGCTCCAGCGCGGCCCCCGCGCAGCCGCCCGCTGGCTGCTCGCAGGAGGaagcggggagcggcggcggcctGGGGGCCTGGCTGGGCCCGCTGAACCCCTTCCCGCCGGGCCGCAGCgccccccccgcggcggcggcgcccggaTCGGGGCCGGGCTCGGGCTGGCCGTGGGCGGCCGAGGCAGACCCCTGCCTGCCGGGTCTGTCGCGCTGGCAGCGGCTGGCGGGGAGCgggctgtgcctgctgctggccgCCCTCTGCTTCGGGCTGGCCGCGCTGTAcgcgccgctgctgctgctccgcGCCCGCAAGTTCGCGCTGCTGTGGTCCCTCGGCTCGCTGTGCGCCTTGGGCGCCGCCGCCCTGCTGCGCGGACCCGCCCGCCTGCTGCGGGAGCCCAGCCGCGGCTCCCTCCTCTACCTCGGCGCCCTCGGCGGCACCCTGTACGCGGCGCTGGGGCTGCGCAGTACCCTCCTGACGGCGCTGGGCGCCGCCGTCCAGctgggcgccgccgccgccgcgctcctggccgcgctgcccggcggcgccgccggcCTGCGCCGCCTCGGCGGCCTCCTCAGCGCCGCGCTGCGCCGCCGCGGCAAAGCGCTGCCGGTGtga
- the GPR17 gene encoding uracil nucleotide/cysteinyl leukotriene receptor, with the protein MNGPADPSSLLFNCSIQSNFSLETSEQCGKETHLENILFATFYFLDFILAFVGNALALWLFIRDQKSGTPANIFLMHLAVADLSFVLVLPTRLVYHFSGNHWPFGEIPCRLTGFLFYLNMYASIYFLMCISVDRFLAIVHPVKSIKLRRSLYAHLACAFLWVIVGVAMAPLLLSVQTVEMKNTTVCLQLYREKASRHALVSLAVAFTFPFVTTVTCYLLIIRSLKSGNRVEKHLKEKAIKMIIMVLMIFLICFVPYHVNRYIYIVHYNGTKTSCETQRILALSNRITSCLTSLNGAFDPVMYFFVAEKFREALCNLFCVKKTVMLPQTYEGKTNESSLSAKSEL; encoded by the coding sequence ATGAATGGCCCAGCAGATCCTTCAAGCCTACTCTTCAATTGCTCAATTCAATCAAATTTCTCTTTGGAAACATCAGAGCAATGTGGCAAAGAGACACACCTTGAGAACATCCTTTTTGCCACTTTCTACTTCCTGGACTTCATCTTGGCTTTTGTTGGCAATGCCCTGGCTCTTTGGCTTTTCATCCGGGACCAAAAGTCAGGCACCCCTGCCAACATTTTCCTGATGCATCTTGCTGTGGCTGACCTGTCCTTTGTGCTGGTACTTCCCACCCGGCTGGTGTACCATTTTTCTGGTAATCATTGGCCATTTGGTGAGATCCCATGCAGACTCACTGGCTTCCTTTTTTATCTCAACATGTATGCCAGTATCTACTTCCTCATGTGTATCAGCGTTGACCGTTTCCTAGCCATTGTGCACCCTGTGAAGTCCATCAAGCTCCGCAGGTCTCTTTATGCCCATTTGGCATGTGCCTTTCTATGGGTTATAGTTGGGGTTGCAATGGCACCTCTGCTGCTCAGTGTGCAGACAGTCGAGATGAAAAACACAACGGTCTGCCTGCAGCTCTACAGAGAAAAGGCATCACGTCATGCCCTTGTGTCCTTAGCAGTGGCATTCACCTTCCCATTTGTTACTACAGTGACTTGCTACTTATTAATCATCCGAAGCCTGAAGAGTGGGAACAGAGTTGAGAAACACCTGAAGGAAAAAGCTATCAAAATGATCATCATGGTCCTGATGATCTTTCTGATTTGCTTTGTACCTTATCACGTCAATCGCTACATTTACATTGTCCATTACAATGGGACCAAAACTTCCTGCGAAACACAGCGTATTCTAGCCCTCAGTAACCGCATCACTTCCTGCCTCACAAGTCTAAATGGTGCCTTTGACCCagtcatgtatttttttgtagCTGAGAAATTCCGTGAGGCTTTGTGCAATCTCTTTTGTGTTAAAAAGACTGTAATGTTGCCTCAAACATACGAGGGTAAGACAAATGAAAGCTCACTAAGTGCTAAATCTGAACTGTGA